One genomic region from Candidatus Manganitrophaceae bacterium encodes:
- the elbB gene encoding isoprenoid biosynthesis glyoxalase ElbB has protein sequence MRRKIGVVLSGCGHLDGAEIQETVVTLLAIDRAGAEAVCMAPDIDQMHVIDHRTGKEMSDKRNVLIESARIARGNIQDLKGVDPAGLDALILPGGYGAAKNLCDFAVKEENCQVDPDVGKLVRSILDARKPIGVICIAPALMAKVAQGKGELVKLTIGNDGETAAALQKMGTEHVDTKVEDIVVDEVHRIVSTPAYMLGKRISEVAEGIEKLVKKVVNMI, from the coding sequence ATGAGAAGAAAAATTGGCGTCGTGTTGTCAGGCTGTGGCCATCTGGATGGAGCAGAAATACAGGAGACGGTTGTGACTTTGCTGGCGATTGATCGTGCCGGGGCAGAGGCGGTCTGCATGGCCCCTGATATTGATCAGATGCATGTCATCGACCATCGGACCGGAAAGGAAATGTCCGACAAACGGAATGTCTTAATTGAATCCGCCCGGATTGCGCGTGGGAATATACAAGACCTGAAAGGGGTCGATCCCGCCGGGCTGGATGCCTTGATTCTTCCGGGGGGCTATGGAGCAGCAAAGAATCTCTGTGATTTTGCAGTGAAGGAAGAGAACTGTCAGGTGGATCCCGATGTAGGAAAACTGGTCCGGTCGATATTGGATGCTCGGAAACCGATCGGGGTGATCTGTATTGCCCCGGCGCTCATGGCGAAAGTGGCACAGGGAAAAGGAGAGCTGGTCAAGCTGACCATCGGCAATGATGGCGAGACCGCAGCTGCGCTTCAAAAGATGGGAACTGAACATGTCGACACAAAAGTGGAGGATATTGTCGTCGATGAGGTGCATCGGATTGTATCAACACCGGCATACATGCTGGGCAAAAGGATTTCAGAAGTTGCGGAAGGGATAGAAAAACTGGTCAAGAAGGTGGTGAACATGATTTAG
- a CDS encoding DUF481 domain-containing protein, translating to MNRKILWTILLSLSLWPSFATGQIVNILDEVDDLPEGYSGAVSLPLQWRTGNPDLFQVSGEVDVGFRKRDRLILFIARGEYGEKEGEKFLSGHFEHLRFRKKKTDRFSWELFLQNSHDEFQRLSIRALAGIGVRLTLARWDEGRFTFGTGYMAEYEELTGSPESSQNDLTTFSNRWSNYIQLNLNLQENLLFSETVFIQPVIEQPDDLRILNDTSLKISAGAFFIRNSFLLTIDTRAPEGVERLQTTLKSRLGFDF from the coding sequence ATGAACCGAAAAATTCTCTGGACTATCCTCCTGAGCTTAAGCCTCTGGCCGAGTTTCGCGACAGGACAGATCGTCAATATCCTCGACGAGGTCGATGACCTTCCTGAGGGATATTCCGGTGCCGTGAGCCTTCCGCTGCAATGGCGGACGGGAAATCCTGACCTCTTTCAGGTTTCAGGAGAGGTGGATGTGGGGTTCCGGAAAAGGGATCGTCTTATCCTTTTTATCGCGAGAGGCGAATACGGGGAAAAAGAAGGCGAAAAGTTTCTCTCCGGTCACTTTGAGCATCTACGCTTCCGTAAGAAAAAGACAGATCGATTCTCTTGGGAGCTGTTTCTTCAGAATTCTCACGATGAATTCCAGAGGTTGTCTATTCGTGCCCTGGCCGGTATCGGTGTCCGCTTGACACTTGCAAGGTGGGATGAGGGTCGCTTTACTTTTGGGACGGGATATATGGCGGAGTATGAGGAACTGACCGGATCCCCGGAAAGCAGTCAGAACGATCTGACGACCTTTTCGAACCGATGGTCGAACTATATTCAGCTGAATCTGAACCTTCAGGAAAACCTCTTATTTTCAGAGACGGTTTTTATTCAGCCGGTGATTGAACAGCCGGATGATTTACGGATCCTCAATGATACCTCTTTGAAGATCAGCGCCGGGGCCTTTTTTATCAGGAACAGCTTTCTGCTGACGATTGATACCCGTGCCCCGGAAGGGGTCGAGCGGCTCCAGACCACTCTAAAATCGAGACTCGGGTTCGACTTTTGA
- a CDS encoding aldolase, translated as MFFQTMSQLGDTLKGIIEISDRKISVIDASRVRGALIDRLVWTAVFHEKDEMRGTARWIIKMAAPHLGIHLSSIQPLYEARGRGENSGFTVPAINVRVMAYDTARAIFRAASHGEVGAFILEIAKSEMNYTHQSPAEYAAVMTAAAIQEGFTGPLFIQGDHIQVSAKKYTADRETELGGIRQLIKEAITAGFYNIDIDSSTLVVLDRPNIIEQQRDNFEVAADLTAYIRSLEPAGVTISVGGEIGEVGGKNSTVEEFEVYLDQFLESLQRQGSKLTGISKISVQTGTSHGGVPLADGTVAEVKLDFSVLKEISKVAQVKYGLSGAVQHGASTLPAEVFDRFPTTGTAEIHLATEFQNMIYDRIPRVLREEIYTYLRETCKGERTSDQTEEQFIYKTRKKAIGPFKRRLWELPSDLREKIGRSLEERFVFLFNKLNVVKTRDVVAKTVQPVAVSFTIRDEIAAAEAESRKASGPQVQKDINPLAD; from the coding sequence ATGTTTTTTCAGACCATGAGCCAGCTGGGGGACACCCTGAAAGGGATTATTGAAATCTCGGACAGGAAGATCTCTGTCATCGATGCCAGTCGGGTCCGGGGTGCGCTCATCGACCGCCTGGTCTGGACTGCCGTATTTCATGAGAAGGATGAGATGCGAGGAACGGCTCGCTGGATCATCAAGATGGCTGCGCCTCATTTGGGCATTCATTTAAGTTCCATCCAGCCGCTTTACGAGGCCAGGGGGAGGGGAGAAAATAGTGGATTTACCGTCCCTGCGATCAACGTCCGGGTGATGGCCTACGACACGGCACGTGCTATTTTTCGGGCCGCTTCCCATGGGGAAGTCGGGGCCTTTATCCTGGAGATTGCCAAGTCGGAAATGAATTATACGCATCAGTCTCCCGCAGAATATGCCGCTGTCATGACTGCGGCAGCGATACAGGAAGGTTTTACGGGGCCTCTGTTTATCCAGGGAGACCATATTCAAGTTAGCGCGAAGAAATACACCGCAGATCGTGAGACGGAGCTGGGCGGCATTCGTCAACTGATCAAAGAGGCGATCACAGCAGGTTTCTACAACATTGACATTGACTCTTCAACCCTCGTCGTCCTTGATCGCCCGAATATCATTGAACAGCAGCGGGACAACTTCGAGGTTGCGGCAGACCTGACGGCCTATATCCGCTCTCTTGAACCGGCAGGAGTAACAATTTCTGTGGGTGGGGAGATCGGTGAGGTTGGGGGGAAAAATTCGACGGTGGAGGAATTCGAGGTTTACCTCGATCAGTTCCTCGAAAGTCTTCAAAGGCAAGGATCTAAGCTTACAGGGATCAGTAAGATCTCTGTACAGACGGGAACCAGTCACGGGGGGGTTCCTCTGGCCGACGGAACGGTTGCAGAGGTCAAGCTTGATTTCAGCGTTCTTAAAGAAATTTCTAAGGTGGCCCAGGTAAAATATGGCTTGTCCGGCGCCGTCCAGCACGGGGCATCCACCTTGCCGGCTGAAGTGTTTGACCGCTTTCCCACGACCGGAACCGCCGAAATTCATCTTGCCACCGAGTTTCAGAATATGATCTATGACCGTATTCCAAGAGTGTTGAGAGAAGAGATCTATACCTATTTGCGGGAGACCTGCAAGGGGGAGAGGACGTCGGACCAGACAGAAGAACAATTTATTTATAAGACCCGAAAGAAGGCGATTGGCCCCTTTAAAAGACGCCTTTGGGAGCTTCCCTCTGATCTTCGTGAAAAGATTGGTCGGTCACTTGAAGAGAGGTTTGTCTTTCTCTTTAATAAGTTAAACGTCGTCAAGACCCGGGATGTGGTTGCGAAAACAGTCCAACCCGTCGCCGTGTCTTTCACGATACGGGACGAGATCGCCGCCGCAGAAGCAGAATCTAGGAAGGCCTCAGGGCCGCAGGTTCAGAAAGATATAAACCCCCTGGCCGATTAA
- a CDS encoding M20/M25/M40 family metallo-hydrolase translates to MINTDRMIAHFLKLVQIDSHSRKEGKVALQLKSDLEALGAEVVFDEAGEAVGGEVGNLIARIPGTSKGHAPLLLSAHMDTVVPGEGIKPVIEGKIIKSDGTTILGGDDKSGIAIIIEVLRVIREEKAEHGEIEVVLTICEEDGLVGAKHLDYKNLHARNGLVLDCDRVDFLFTKSPASDRMEFIVHGLEAHSGLAPEAGVSAIQIASEAISRMRLGRIDSETTANIGLIEGGSAVNIIPKCVRVKGESRSRDEEKLEAQTAHMSDCFQEAAAKYFVEIDGKRISGRVEEKIWRDYNKMNLSDATPIVKSIMRAAKRLSVCVQTQATGGGCDANIFNEKGIVVANLGTGMHAIHTVREWVHIDEMSQSARMVLEVVKDPP, encoded by the coding sequence ATGATTAACACGGACCGGATGATTGCGCATTTTCTAAAGCTGGTCCAGATCGACAGCCATTCAAGGAAAGAGGGTAAGGTTGCCCTTCAACTCAAGTCAGACCTGGAGGCCTTGGGTGCGGAGGTCGTCTTTGATGAGGCGGGGGAAGCGGTTGGGGGAGAAGTCGGGAACCTGATTGCCCGAATCCCGGGCACGAGTAAAGGCCATGCGCCTCTTCTCTTATCTGCTCATATGGATACCGTTGTGCCGGGAGAAGGGATCAAGCCGGTTATCGAAGGAAAAATCATAAAGAGCGACGGGACGACGATTCTCGGCGGAGATGACAAGTCGGGAATCGCGATTATCATTGAGGTTCTCAGGGTTATCCGGGAAGAGAAGGCGGAACATGGTGAGATTGAAGTGGTTCTGACCATATGTGAGGAGGATGGTCTGGTCGGAGCGAAACACCTTGATTACAAAAATCTGCATGCCAGAAACGGCCTGGTGCTCGATTGCGACCGTGTGGATTTTCTCTTCACCAAATCACCCGCGTCGGACCGGATGGAGTTCATTGTTCACGGACTTGAGGCGCACTCCGGACTCGCTCCGGAGGCCGGAGTCTCCGCCATACAGATTGCGTCTGAGGCGATCAGCCGGATGCGTCTCGGGCGGATTGATTCTGAAACGACCGCGAATATCGGCTTGATTGAGGGTGGATCGGCGGTCAACATCATCCCCAAATGTGTCCGGGTCAAGGGAGAATCGCGGAGTCGGGACGAGGAAAAGCTTGAGGCCCAGACCGCCCATATGAGCGACTGTTTCCAGGAGGCCGCCGCAAAGTATTTTGTGGAAATTGATGGCAAAAGAATTTCCGGTCGGGTTGAAGAAAAGATCTGGCGGGATTACAATAAAATGAATCTTTCAGATGCCACGCCGATAGTGAAATCGATCATGCGTGCGGCCAAACGGCTTTCCGTTTGTGTTCAAACCCAGGCAACTGGCGGGGGCTGTGACGCCAATATCTTTAACGAAAAGGGAATCGTGGTCGCAAATCTCGGGACCGGGATGCATGCGATACACACGGTCCGGGAGTGGGTTCATATTGACGAAATGAGTCAATCGGCCCGGATGGTCCTGGAAGTGGTCAAAGATCCCCCCTGA
- a CDS encoding ribonuclease HI produces MPKKFYVVWVGRKTGVFTSWLYTKKQVDQFPGAIYKSFTSREESEAAYTAGWKSSPTKKVRKEITKLSGLELASTKTFEVVIYCDGACDPNPGKAGSGLAVYRSGRLVELWYGLYNPHGTNNTAELNALHQALLIAKPYTAQGRAVQIFCDSKYTINCVTVWAYGWKKKGWRRKKAGDIKNLEIIQEAHALYEKIRKGAVISHVKAHSGIEGNELADRMSVFGIDRRELSFFRYSEPMDIKKLLDYRRG; encoded by the coding sequence ATGCCAAAAAAGTTTTATGTCGTCTGGGTGGGTCGGAAGACGGGGGTTTTCACAAGCTGGTTGTATACGAAAAAACAGGTTGATCAGTTTCCCGGGGCAATATACAAGTCGTTTACAAGCCGGGAAGAATCAGAAGCAGCTTATACCGCAGGGTGGAAATCATCCCCTACGAAAAAGGTTAGAAAAGAAATCACGAAGCTGTCCGGGTTAGAGCTTGCCTCCACTAAAACATTCGAGGTTGTGATTTACTGTGATGGCGCCTGTGATCCCAATCCAGGCAAAGCAGGGTCAGGGCTGGCTGTTTATCGTAGTGGCAGACTCGTGGAACTCTGGTACGGGCTCTACAACCCCCATGGGACGAACAACACCGCAGAATTGAATGCCTTGCATCAGGCCCTGCTCATCGCGAAACCTTATACTGCTCAGGGGAGGGCCGTTCAAATTTTTTGCGATTCAAAATACACCATCAATTGCGTCACGGTTTGGGCCTATGGCTGGAAGAAAAAGGGCTGGAGAAGAAAGAAGGCGGGAGACATCAAAAACCTGGAAATCATCCAGGAAGCGCATGCCCTGTATGAAAAAATAAGAAAGGGTGCTGTCATCTCACATGTCAAAGCCCACAGCGGAATTGAAGGCAACGAACTGGCCGACCGCATGTCCGTTTTCGGGATCGACCGAAGAGAGCTTTCTTTTTTCCGGTATTCTGAGCCGATGGATATCAAGAAACTCCTGGATTATCGAAGGGGGTAA